A single genomic interval of Megalobrama amblycephala isolate DHTTF-2021 linkage group LG17, ASM1881202v1, whole genome shotgun sequence harbors:
- the c1ql3b gene encoding complement C1q-like protein 3b, with translation MVLVLVILIPVMVSAAGSDARYEMLDACRMVCDPYGAKSPSPEPADNRLVQSPPTFIRGPKAEPGRSGRIGPRGPPGPPGPPGPPGVIGEPGPPGLPGPPGVTGVISAATYSTVPKIAFYAGLKKQHEGYEVLKFDDVVTNLGNHYDPSSGKFTCSIPGIYFFVYHVLMRGGDGTSMWADLCKNNQVRASAIAQDADQNYDYASNSVILHLEPGDEIYIKLDGGKAHGGNNNKYSTFSGFMVYAD, from the exons ATGGTGCTGGTGCTGGTGATTCTCATCCCGGTGATGGTCAGCGCGGCAGGATCCGACGCGCGCTACGAGATGCTCGACGCGTGCCGCATGGTGTGCGATCCGTACGGAGCCAAGTCTCCATCACCAGAACCGGCGGACAACCGCTTAGTTCAGTCCCCACCAACTTTCATCCGCGGTCCGAAAGCAGAGCCAGGGCGCTCAGGAAGGATCGGTCCGAGGGGTCCGCCGGGTCCGCCCGGACCTCCAGGTCCCCCGGGGGTCATAGGAGAACCAGGGCCACCTGGATTACCCGGTCCGCCCGGAGTCACCGGTGTCATAAGCGCAGCGACGTACAGCACCGTTCCCAAAATCGCCTTCTACGCAGGACTCAAGAAGCAACACGAAGGCTACGAGGTGCTGAAGTTTGATGATGTGGTCACTAACTTGGGCAACCACTATGACCCCTCGAGTGGTAAATTCACCTGCTCCATCCCGGGGATCTACTTTTTCGTGTATCACGTATTAATGAGAGGTGGTGACGGGACCAGCATGTGGGCTGATCTGTGCAAGAATAATCAG GTGCGTGCGAGCGCAATAGCGCAGGATGCAGATCAGAACTACGACTATGCCAGCAACAGTGTGATATTACACCTGGAGCCTGGAGATGAGATCTACATTAAACTAGACGGAGGCAAAGCGCACGGgggaaacaacaacaaatacagCACGTTTTCAGGCTTCATGGTCTACGCCGATTAA